The proteins below come from a single Pandoraea apista genomic window:
- a CDS encoding LysR family transcriptional regulator: MFIRQLSYLVALSQAQHFRRAAELCNVSQPTLSGAIRSIEEEFGLPIVRRGRRFEGFTPEGERVLAWARQVLADCEGLRQEASASRREVAGCLRIGAIPTALPLVPLLTDACLRDFPGMRHEVYTLSATQALRQLSELDLDVGLSYLDDPRLREFETIPLFRERYVLIARDESALAGRTSLSWHEAAKLPLCLLTGNMQCRQGIDAALARAGTSALPRVETDSLMALYAHVRCADLFSIVPHSVLCLAEMRDELHAVPLQPALHREIGLILRERQPRPPLLAAAIASFRSVDLQTRLDALLPA, encoded by the coding sequence ATGTTCATTCGGCAATTGAGTTATCTCGTGGCGCTTTCGCAGGCGCAGCACTTTCGTCGTGCGGCGGAACTGTGCAACGTGTCGCAACCCACGTTGTCCGGCGCGATCCGCAGTATCGAGGAAGAGTTCGGCCTGCCGATCGTGCGGCGCGGACGCCGTTTTGAAGGCTTCACCCCGGAAGGCGAGCGTGTGCTGGCGTGGGCGCGCCAGGTGCTGGCTGATTGCGAGGGCTTGCGGCAGGAGGCGAGCGCGAGCCGCCGTGAAGTCGCCGGGTGTCTGCGCATCGGCGCAATACCGACGGCGCTGCCGCTCGTGCCGCTGCTGACCGATGCCTGTCTGCGCGATTTCCCCGGTATGCGTCACGAGGTCTACACGCTCTCCGCGACGCAGGCGCTGCGCCAGCTTTCCGAACTCGATCTGGACGTGGGATTGAGTTATCTCGACGATCCCCGACTGCGCGAATTCGAGACCATTCCCCTGTTTCGCGAGCGATACGTGCTGATTGCGCGCGACGAATCCGCGTTGGCCGGGCGCACCTCGCTGTCGTGGCACGAGGCGGCGAAGCTGCCGCTGTGTCTGCTCACCGGCAACATGCAATGCCGTCAGGGTATCGACGCGGCGCTGGCGCGGGCGGGCACGTCGGCGTTGCCGCGTGTGGAGACGGATTCGCTCATGGCGCTGTATGCGCATGTCCGATGTGCCGATCTCTTCAGCATCGTGCCGCATAGCGTGCTATGTCTCGCCGAGATGCGCGACGAGTTGCACGCCGTGCCGTTGCAGCCCGCGCTGCACCGCGAGATCGGCCTGATTCTGCGCGAACGGCAGCCGCGTCCGCCATTGCTCGCCGCCGCAATCGCGTCGTTCCGGTCGGTCGATTTGCAAACGCGCCTGGACGCCCTGTTGCCGGCGTAA
- a CDS encoding penicillin-binding protein 1A: MVKRPISSLLHAAAQAGRHGLRLLQPLQPYAARAWYHLRHPTRRGVLIAVAAVPCLLVAYTLILIPFTPGIRDIRRAKVDQPAQILSMDGKLLAEFRPSNREWVALKDVSPNVVKALIATEDHRFYEHHGIDLKRTASAALHTFSGDRQGGSTITQQLARNLYPDDIGRAPTLTRKLKEAITALKIEALYTKPEILETYLNTVPFLYNAYGIEMAARTYFDKSADQLDVLEAATLVGMLKGNSYYNPVINPERALQRRNTVLAQMVKFGDLDASKLAALQKRALRIDFERQTEAPGPAPHFAQQLRKWLIGWADRNGYNIYSDGLVVHTTIDSRLQTMATQALTRQANQLQGIADANWSARGGWRDSTGLVQAFVRESAEYRNAVAGGEAPEAAMKRLLADKTFMQNLRTTKTRVQAGFLAVDPRTGEIRAWVGSRDFTTDPFDHVQQARRQPGSTFKPFVYGAAFVKGRTPDDTIVDQVVEIPLAGGEIWRPSDDSAPTNKPMTLRDALAQSRNTVTAQLMQDVGPSRVAGLARAMGVRESKLEPVPSLALGTSPVSLKEMVAAYGTIADGGEYREPTMVTEITNGEGDVLATFSPARPERALSANDDYTLLDTMRGVINRGTGNAIRTRFGIRADVAGKTGTTQDNADGWFILMQPQLVAGAWVGFNDSRITLRSDYWGQGAHSALPIVGDVFSRALRAKVIDANAKFEAPDNHHWYSDWWTHAAAWVTGLFAKHPEPDARPKAPAKRSAAPASVPAPPVSPVSPVSTPDAASDSGPLPVPVASAVLAQPASALPASAPRGNTIPGVPGEWNGPGGVSSNNGPSSSSSGGEASPSLPAPPALSPSATTRPASPAPAP; the protein is encoded by the coding sequence ATCGTGAAGCGCCCGATTTCGTCGCTGTTGCATGCCGCCGCCCAGGCGGGCCGGCATGGTCTCCGTCTCCTGCAACCCCTGCAGCCGTATGCGGCACGCGCGTGGTATCACCTGCGCCATCCCACACGTCGCGGCGTACTCATCGCCGTCGCGGCCGTGCCGTGCCTGCTCGTGGCCTACACGTTGATCCTGATTCCGTTCACGCCGGGCATTCGCGACATCCGGCGCGCGAAGGTCGATCAGCCGGCGCAAATCTTGTCGATGGACGGCAAGCTGCTCGCGGAATTCCGGCCGTCAAACCGCGAGTGGGTGGCGCTCAAGGACGTGTCGCCGAATGTGGTGAAGGCGCTGATCGCGACCGAGGACCATCGCTTCTACGAGCACCACGGTATCGATCTGAAGCGCACTGCGTCGGCGGCGTTGCACACGTTCTCCGGCGATCGTCAGGGCGGTTCGACCATCACGCAGCAACTCGCGCGCAATCTTTATCCGGACGACATCGGCCGCGCGCCCACGCTCACGCGCAAGCTCAAGGAAGCGATTACCGCACTCAAGATCGAGGCGCTTTACACAAAGCCCGAGATTCTCGAGACCTATCTGAATACGGTGCCGTTTCTGTACAACGCGTACGGCATTGAGATGGCGGCACGCACATATTTCGATAAGTCTGCCGATCAGCTCGACGTGCTGGAGGCCGCCACGCTCGTCGGCATGCTCAAGGGCAACAGCTATTACAACCCCGTCATCAACCCCGAGCGCGCCTTGCAGCGTCGCAATACGGTGCTGGCGCAGATGGTCAAGTTCGGAGACCTCGACGCCTCGAAGCTTGCCGCATTGCAGAAGCGAGCGCTGCGCATCGACTTCGAGCGGCAGACCGAAGCGCCGGGACCGGCGCCGCACTTCGCACAGCAATTGCGCAAGTGGCTTATCGGCTGGGCGGATCGTAACGGCTATAACATCTACTCCGATGGCCTGGTCGTGCACACCACTATCGATTCGCGGTTGCAGACGATGGCGACACAGGCGCTGACGCGTCAGGCCAACCAGTTGCAGGGCATAGCCGACGCGAACTGGTCGGCACGCGGTGGATGGCGCGACAGCACGGGGCTGGTGCAGGCCTTTGTGCGCGAGTCGGCGGAATATCGCAACGCAGTCGCCGGGGGCGAAGCGCCCGAGGCGGCGATGAAGCGTCTGCTCGCAGACAAGACGTTCATGCAAAACCTGCGTACGACGAAAACCCGCGTGCAAGCGGGTTTTCTGGCCGTCGATCCGCGCACGGGGGAGATTCGCGCGTGGGTCGGCAGCCGCGACTTTACGACGGATCCGTTCGATCACGTACAGCAGGCACGCCGTCAGCCAGGCTCGACCTTCAAGCCGTTCGTCTACGGTGCGGCCTTCGTCAAAGGCAGAACACCGGACGATACGATCGTCGATCAGGTGGTCGAGATTCCGCTCGCGGGCGGCGAAATCTGGCGGCCCAGCGACGACAGCGCGCCGACCAACAAGCCGATGACGTTGCGCGACGCACTCGCGCAGTCGCGTAACACTGTCACGGCACAACTGATGCAGGATGTCGGGCCGTCGCGCGTGGCCGGGCTGGCGCGGGCGATGGGGGTGCGCGAGAGCAAGCTCGAGCCGGTGCCGTCGCTCGCGCTGGGCACGAGTCCGGTGTCTCTCAAGGAAATGGTGGCGGCCTACGGCACGATTGCCGACGGTGGCGAGTATCGCGAGCCCACGATGGTCACCGAGATCACGAACGGCGAGGGCGATGTGTTGGCGACGTTCTCGCCCGCGCGCCCCGAACGGGCGCTCTCCGCGAACGACGACTACACGCTGCTCGACACCATGCGCGGTGTGATCAATCGCGGCACGGGCAATGCGATCCGTACGCGCTTCGGCATTCGCGCCGACGTAGCGGGCAAGACCGGCACGACGCAGGACAACGCCGACGGCTGGTTCATCCTCATGCAACCGCAGTTGGTGGCGGGGGCGTGGGTCGGTTTCAACGACAGCCGTATCACGCTGCGCAGCGACTACTGGGGACAGGGCGCGCATAGCGCACTACCGATTGTCGGCGATGTCTTCTCGCGGGCGTTACGTGCGAAGGTGATCGACGCGAACGCGAAATTCGAAGCGCCGGACAATCATCATTGGTACAGCGACTGGTGGACGCATGCCGCCGCCTGGGTCACGGGACTTTTTGCGAAGCATCCTGAGCCGGATGCCCGGCCGAAGGCACCGGCGAAGCGTTCTGCGGCGCCCGCGTCTGTGCCTGCGCCGCCGGTATCGCCGGTATCGCCGGTATCGACACCCGACGCCGCGAGCGACAGCGGGCCCTTGCCCGTGCCGGTCGCCTCCGCCGTGCTGGCCCAGCCGGCGTCCGCATTGCCCGCAAGTGCGCCGCGCGGCAACACGATTCCCGGCGTGCCGGGGGAATGGAACGGGCCGGGCGGTGTGTCGTCGAATAACGGGCCTTCGTCCTCCTCCTCAGGGGGCGAAGCGTCGCCTTCGCTGCCCGCGCCGCCTGCCTTGTCGCCCTCCGCAACGACACGTCCCGCCTCTCCCGCTCCCGCGCCTTAA
- a CDS encoding FadR/GntR family transcriptional regulator: MSGPTLTERITRELETRLIEGVWSPGERIPSERALAESLGVARSTVRAALQRLIARGLLKTRAASGVYVSDRLQTGLISPWRQLVGDHPELRPDMLEFRLMLEGTTAYLAAVRATEEDLARMGELVDGLVDAHKRGDTVLESRLDGDFHTALANASHNAMLRHLQGSVVKMLYEHISLNNAGLFELREQASESILAQHLALWEAIRTRQPEEARRIMREHIGFVWRKLEPDSPVPIVP; encoded by the coding sequence GTGAGCGGTCCCACTCTGACCGAGCGCATTACGCGCGAGCTCGAAACCCGATTAATCGAAGGCGTTTGGTCGCCGGGCGAGCGCATTCCGTCCGAGCGTGCGCTGGCCGAGTCGTTGGGTGTGGCACGCTCTACGGTTCGTGCAGCGCTACAGCGGCTGATTGCTCGCGGGCTGCTCAAGACGCGCGCTGCCTCGGGGGTCTACGTGTCCGATCGTTTGCAGACCGGGTTGATTTCCCCTTGGCGCCAATTGGTGGGCGACCATCCGGAGCTTCGTCCGGACATGTTGGAGTTTCGTCTGATGCTGGAGGGCACTACGGCCTACCTGGCGGCCGTGCGCGCCACGGAGGAAGATCTTGCGCGCATGGGCGAACTGGTCGATGGGCTGGTGGATGCGCACAAGCGCGGCGATACCGTACTCGAATCGCGACTCGACGGCGACTTTCATACGGCGCTCGCGAACGCATCGCACAACGCCATGCTCCGTCACTTGCAAGGCAGCGTGGTCAAGATGCTCTACGAGCACATTTCGCTGAACAACGCGGGACTGTTCGAGTTACGGGAACAGGCGTCGGAGAGCATCCTCGCGCAGCATCTCGCGCTTTGGGAGGCGATTCGCACACGCCAGCCGGAGGAGGCGCGCCGCATCATGCGCGAGCACATCGGCTTCGTATGGCGCAAGCTCGAGCCGGACTCGCCGGTGCCGATCGTGCCCTGA
- a CDS encoding lactate permease LctP family transporter gives MEVWVQNYVPGGTLWIAALMAALPIVVFFVALAGLRMKAHTAGALTVALSLVIAVAYFGMPAKMAAMSAVYGFAYGLWPIAWIIITAVFLYRVVVKTGQFDIIRSSVVSLTDDQRLQMLLIGFSFGAFLEGAAGFGAPVAITAALLVGLGFQPLYAAGLCLIANTAPVAFGAMGIPIIVAGQVSGIDPFHIGAMAGRQLPLLSAFVPFWLVFIMDGKRGVKETWPAALVAGGSFAVAQYFSSNHIGPELPDIISSLFSLVCLAGFLKVWQPKTSAARAHTSVSASGGTAALGGFGDGGGLGRSAKSSPYTTGQIMRAWSPFLILTGMVTIWSLPGFKALFAKTGPLAWTVPSLHVPGLDRLVAKAAPIVATPTPMDAIFKWDALSATGTAIFIAALLSMALLRMTPAAGMKSLFETVSELRKPVLAIGLVLAFAFVMNYSGMSTTLALLLAHTGAAFPFFSPLLGWLGVFLTGSDTSSNALFSGLQSTTAQQIGVSNTLLVAANTTGGVTGKMISPQSIAVACAATGLIGKEADLFRFTVWHSLMFVVLAGLITLVQAYWLTGMLVH, from the coding sequence GTGGAAGTGTGGGTACAGAACTACGTGCCGGGTGGCACGCTATGGATCGCGGCACTCATGGCCGCGTTACCGATTGTCGTATTTTTCGTGGCGCTGGCCGGCTTGCGCATGAAGGCGCACACGGCAGGTGCCCTGACCGTAGCGCTTTCCCTCGTGATCGCCGTCGCCTACTTCGGCATGCCCGCGAAGATGGCGGCCATGTCGGCGGTCTACGGCTTCGCTTACGGCCTTTGGCCCATCGCCTGGATCATCATCACGGCGGTGTTTCTTTATCGTGTGGTCGTCAAGACAGGGCAGTTCGACATCATTCGCAGCTCGGTGGTGTCGCTCACCGACGACCAGCGGTTGCAGATGCTGTTGATCGGCTTCTCGTTCGGCGCGTTTCTCGAGGGCGCGGCGGGCTTCGGTGCGCCGGTGGCCATCACCGCCGCCCTGCTCGTGGGGCTCGGCTTCCAGCCGCTCTATGCCGCTGGGTTGTGCCTGATCGCCAACACCGCGCCCGTCGCCTTCGGTGCGATGGGCATTCCGATCATCGTCGCCGGTCAGGTGAGCGGCATCGATCCGTTCCATATCGGGGCCATGGCTGGACGTCAGTTACCGTTGCTCTCCGCCTTCGTGCCGTTCTGGCTCGTGTTCATTATGGACGGCAAGCGTGGGGTGAAAGAAACGTGGCCAGCCGCGCTCGTCGCCGGCGGCAGCTTCGCGGTCGCGCAGTACTTCTCTTCGAACCACATCGGCCCCGAGCTGCCGGACATCATTTCGTCGCTCTTCTCGCTCGTGTGTCTGGCGGGCTTCCTGAAGGTCTGGCAGCCGAAGACGTCGGCAGCACGCGCACATACGAGCGTGAGCGCCTCGGGCGGCACGGCTGCGCTGGGCGGCTTCGGTGACGGTGGCGGTCTGGGCCGCAGCGCGAAGTCGTCGCCCTACACCACCGGCCAGATCATGCGCGCGTGGTCGCCGTTCCTGATTCTCACCGGCATGGTCACGATCTGGAGTCTGCCGGGCTTCAAGGCGTTGTTCGCCAAGACCGGTCCGCTCGCGTGGACGGTGCCGTCGCTGCATGTGCCCGGGCTGGATCGCCTTGTCGCGAAAGCGGCACCGATCGTCGCCACGCCAACGCCCATGGACGCCATCTTCAAGTGGGACGCCCTCTCGGCCACCGGCACGGCGATCTTCATCGCGGCGCTGCTCTCGATGGCCCTGCTTCGCATGACACCGGCTGCGGGTATGAAGAGCTTGTTCGAGACCGTGTCGGAACTGCGCAAGCCGGTGCTGGCCATCGGGCTCGTGCTGGCGTTCGCATTTGTCATGAACTACTCGGGCATGTCGACCACGCTGGCGCTGTTGCTTGCCCACACGGGCGCGGCATTCCCGTTCTTCTCGCCGCTGCTTGGCTGGCTGGGCGTATTCCTGACGGGTTCCGACACGTCGTCCAACGCGCTCTTCTCCGGCCTGCAAAGCACTACGGCGCAGCAGATCGGGGTATCGAACACGCTGCTCGTTGCCGCGAATACGACCGGCGGCGTGACCGGCAAGATGATTTCCCCTCAGTCGATTGCCGTGGCATGTGCGGCAACCGGCCTGATCGGCAAGGAAGCCGATCTGTTCCGCTTCACTGTGTGGCACAGCCTGATGTTCGTCGTGCTCGCCGGTCTGATCACCCTGGTGCAGGCGTACTGGCTCACGGGGATGCTGGTGCATTAA
- a CDS encoding (Fe-S)-binding protein, whose amino-acid sequence MKAALFVPCFIDALFPEVGIATLELLEKLGVTVDYPRRQTCCGQPLANNGCEADAAGAEALFVDNFAGYDYIVAPSSSCVHHVRQHLTAAGESERIAAVRANTYELTEFLHDVLKVRDFPWASFAHTVGLHNSCSAIRHLHAASASEIPGEPWSKARTLLEGVRGIRFAAPRRPDECCGFGGTFSVSEQAISVKMGQDKVRDHLDAGAQFIVSADMSCLMHQKGCAARTQTPMRFLHIAQVLNGVNVGALSLTAHDEVTA is encoded by the coding sequence ATGAAAGCGGCCCTGTTCGTCCCCTGTTTCATCGATGCACTGTTTCCCGAAGTGGGCATCGCCACCCTGGAACTGCTTGAGAAACTCGGCGTGACGGTCGATTATCCGCGTCGTCAGACTTGCTGCGGGCAGCCGCTGGCGAACAACGGCTGCGAAGCCGACGCCGCCGGCGCCGAAGCGCTCTTCGTCGACAATTTCGCCGGCTACGACTACATCGTGGCGCCCTCGTCGAGTTGCGTGCATCACGTTCGCCAGCATCTGACGGCGGCGGGCGAGTCGGAACGCATTGCCGCCGTTCGCGCCAACACCTACGAACTCACCGAATTCCTTCACGACGTGCTCAAGGTGCGCGACTTCCCCTGGGCCAGCTTTGCGCACACCGTCGGCCTTCACAACAGTTGCAGCGCCATTCGGCATCTGCACGCGGCGTCGGCCAGCGAGATTCCCGGCGAGCCCTGGTCCAAAGCCCGCACCCTGCTCGAAGGTGTGCGCGGCATTCGCTTCGCCGCCCCTCGCCGTCCCGACGAATGCTGCGGCTTTGGCGGCACCTTCTCCGTGTCCGAGCAAGCCATCTCCGTGAAGATGGGGCAGGACAAGGTGCGCGACCATCTCGATGCCGGCGCGCAGTTCATCGTCTCTGCCGATATGTCCTGCCTGATGCATCAGAAGGGATGTGCCGCGCGCACACAGACACCGATGCGCTTCCTTCACATCGCGCAGGTGCTCAATGGGGTAAACGTTGGCGCACTGTCGCTCACGGCGCACGACGAGGTGACGGCATGA
- a CDS encoding lactate utilization protein B yields MSTAARVNHAKNAEAFLAKTEHVAFHDKRLWDLRMKRDAQAASIGEWETLRTLASQIKEHTLSRLGDYLDQFTARAEANGVKVHWALDAAAHNAIVHGILAAHDVRTLVKSKSMLTDECELREYLEPRGISVMETDLGERIQQLDKQPPSHVVVPAVHKLRGDVAQLFGRTLGTDPDNDDVHYLAESQRRTTRPAFLEAGAGMTGCNFAVAETGTVVVCTNEGNADLSANVPPVHIVSIGIEKLIPRMADLGVFVRLLSRSALGSPITQYTSHFRAPRPGTEMHFVIVDNGRSARLAMDDFWYSLKCIRCGACMNTCPVYRRSSGLSYGSTYAGPIGAILNPAYDLKRYSALPFASTMNGSCTNVCPVRINIHEQLYKWRQIVAEEGELPRVKRSLIKVAGKMLANPVLYRTSVKSMNTALHRLPNMLLYNPLNTWGKGRDLPEAPKQTFRDWYDANRKSTDAGRKDRT; encoded by the coding sequence ATGAGCACGGCAGCACGCGTGAATCACGCAAAGAACGCCGAAGCGTTTCTCGCGAAAACGGAACATGTGGCGTTTCACGACAAGCGTCTCTGGGACCTGCGCATGAAGCGCGACGCGCAGGCGGCGTCCATCGGCGAATGGGAGACACTACGCACACTCGCGTCGCAGATCAAGGAACATACACTATCGCGCCTCGGCGACTATCTCGATCAGTTCACCGCGCGAGCCGAGGCGAACGGCGTGAAGGTGCACTGGGCGCTCGATGCCGCCGCGCACAACGCGATCGTGCATGGCATTCTCGCGGCGCACGACGTCAGAACGCTTGTCAAAAGCAAGTCGATGCTCACCGACGAATGCGAGTTGCGCGAGTATCTTGAACCGCGTGGCATCTCCGTGATGGAAACCGACCTTGGCGAGCGCATTCAGCAACTCGACAAACAACCGCCGTCGCACGTGGTCGTGCCCGCGGTGCACAAGCTGCGAGGCGACGTCGCACAATTGTTCGGCCGCACGCTCGGCACCGATCCGGATAACGACGACGTTCACTATCTGGCAGAGAGTCAGCGCCGGACCACGCGTCCGGCGTTTCTCGAGGCCGGTGCGGGCATGACCGGATGCAACTTTGCCGTTGCGGAAACGGGCACGGTCGTGGTGTGCACCAACGAAGGCAATGCGGACTTGTCCGCCAACGTGCCACCGGTGCATATCGTCTCCATCGGCATCGAGAAGCTGATTCCGCGCATGGCCGATCTCGGCGTATTCGTGCGCCTGCTGTCGCGCAGCGCTCTGGGGTCGCCGATCACGCAATACACATCGCACTTTCGCGCGCCGCGCCCCGGTACCGAGATGCACTTCGTCATTGTCGACAACGGCCGCTCGGCCCGACTGGCGATGGATGACTTCTGGTACTCGCTCAAGTGCATCCGCTGCGGCGCGTGCATGAATACTTGCCCGGTCTACCGTCGCAGCAGCGGTCTGTCGTACGGCAGCACCTATGCCGGGCCGATCGGCGCGATTCTCAATCCGGCCTACGACCTCAAACGCTACAGCGCACTTCCGTTTGCGTCGACGATGAACGGCAGTTGCACCAACGTTTGCCCGGTGCGCATCAACATTCACGAGCAGTTGTACAAGTGGCGCCAGATCGTCGCCGAGGAAGGCGAACTGCCGCGTGTCAAACGCAGCCTGATCAAAGTGGCCGGGAAAATGCTCGCCAATCCGGTGCTGTATCGCACGTCGGTCAAATCCATGAATACTGCGTTGCATCGTCTGCCCAACATGCTGCTCTACAACCCGCTCAACACATGGGGCAAAGGCCGCGACCTCCCCGAGGCGCCGAAACAAACGTTCCGCGACTGGTACGACGCCAACCGGAAGTCGACCGACGCCGGACGCAAGGACCGAACATGA
- a CDS encoding LutC/YkgG family protein encodes MNTSREEFLVRVRAAQRVALRDDEHPAQGARERFPLPDLPLFETPAGDRCERFGNHLAAMGGKLATLDNAHALTTWLAERFPGLTLVTATPEAASARPLDVLRSPASLHDVDVGIVRARFGVAETGSVWLSEQEYGVNALGYLVQHLVVLLDPRDIVDGLQDVYRLPDFATARYAVLVTGPSATADIEGVLIQGAQGVRSLTVVMLARD; translated from the coding sequence ATGAACACTTCCCGCGAAGAATTTCTCGTGCGCGTGCGCGCCGCGCAGCGCGTGGCGTTACGCGACGACGAACACCCTGCCCAAGGCGCTCGCGAACGGTTTCCCTTGCCGGACCTTCCTCTCTTCGAGACACCTGCCGGCGACCGATGCGAACGCTTTGGCAACCATCTCGCCGCCATGGGCGGCAAACTCGCAACGCTCGACAATGCGCACGCCTTAACCACCTGGCTCGCAGAACGCTTCCCCGGCCTGACGCTTGTGACAGCAACACCGGAAGCCGCGTCGGCACGCCCCCTCGACGTCTTGCGCTCACCGGCGTCGCTGCACGACGTCGACGTCGGTATCGTTCGTGCGCGCTTCGGGGTCGCCGAGACCGGGTCGGTCTGGCTCTCCGAGCAGGAGTACGGTGTCAACGCCCTCGGCTATCTCGTACAGCATCTCGTGGTGTTGCTCGATCCACGCGATATCGTCGACGGGTTGCAGGACGTCTATCGCCTGCCCGACTTCGCAACGGCACGCTATGCGGTGCTCGTCACGGGACCATCGGCTACCGCCGATATCGAAGGCGTGCTGATTCAAGGTGCCCAGGGCGTACGCTCGCTCACGGTCGTGATGCTCGCGCGCGACTGA
- a CDS encoding OmpW/AlkL family protein, with amino-acid sequence MKHSLGATAIAAALITGATFFSASASAQANPPAQSTAADSGAPSSEKTFGFIKDSSQGIYAGDILARVRAIGIMPDSHASGSVLPTLGVTVNNAIVPELDFTYMILDNVGVELILGMSRHQLTSNLGQLGGVNVLPPTLLLQYHFNHAGKVRPYVGAGINYTRFWNSNLNAGGTPISIKNHSFGPALQAGVDIQMTKNLFFNIDIKKIWMKTDTSLAGTDLGTLHIDPLIVGVGVGLKF; translated from the coding sequence ATGAAGCACTCCCTCGGTGCCACGGCCATCGCAGCCGCGCTCATTACCGGCGCCACCTTTTTCAGCGCATCCGCCTCGGCGCAAGCCAACCCGCCAGCCCAGTCAACCGCAGCAGACAGCGGGGCGCCCTCGTCGGAGAAGACCTTCGGCTTCATCAAGGACAGTTCGCAAGGCATCTATGCCGGCGACATTCTTGCGCGCGTGCGCGCCATCGGCATCATGCCGGACTCGCATGCGAGCGGCAGCGTACTGCCGACACTGGGCGTGACGGTGAACAACGCGATCGTGCCGGAACTCGACTTCACGTACATGATTCTCGATAACGTCGGCGTCGAACTCATTCTCGGCATGTCGCGTCATCAACTCACCTCGAACCTCGGTCAATTGGGCGGGGTGAACGTACTGCCGCCAACACTGCTGCTGCAATACCACTTCAACCACGCCGGCAAGGTGCGTCCGTATGTCGGCGCGGGCATCAACTACACGCGCTTCTGGAACAGCAACCTGAACGCGGGCGGCACCCCGATCTCGATCAAGAACCACAGCTTCGGCCCGGCGTTGCAGGCCGGGGTGGACATTCAGATGACGAAGAATCTGTTCTTCAACATCGACATCAAGAAGATCTGGATGAAGACGGATACCTCGCTCGCCGGCACCGATCTCGGCACGTTGCACATCGATCCGCTCATCGTCGGCGTCGGTGTGGGTCTGAAGTTCTGA
- a CDS encoding DUF2946 family protein — protein MRKLRQHRVAIGIALLAILLAALMPAIAQWRAATQQDPFAVYCTVQGTQAALGTSTTPRANAEREAAHDGHTGHDDAQAPPAQPQAASLHSSHEGAGHSLASSDHWEKCGYCALWAHQPLVTTDFLSLPPAAQADIVTAPRVLVPYYPRTRFSAALARAPPVPAV, from the coding sequence ATGCGCAAGCTCCGTCAGCATCGCGTCGCAATCGGGATCGCCTTGCTGGCGATCCTGCTGGCAGCGCTCATGCCGGCGATTGCGCAATGGCGCGCCGCGACGCAGCAGGACCCGTTTGCGGTCTATTGCACGGTGCAGGGCACGCAAGCGGCGCTTGGCACGAGCACGACGCCGCGCGCCAACGCCGAACGTGAAGCCGCGCACGACGGGCACACTGGCCACGACGACGCACAAGCCCCTCCTGCTCAGCCGCAGGCTGCGAGCCTGCATAGCAGCCACGAGGGCGCAGGTCACTCGCTTGCCTCTTCCGATCATTGGGAAAAGTGCGGCTACTGTGCGCTTTGGGCACATCAGCCGCTCGTCACCACCGATTTCCTCTCCCTTCCACCTGCCGCGCAGGCTGACATCGTCACCGCCCCCCGAGTGCTGGTGCCGTATTACCCGCGCACCCGTTTCTCTGCTGCCCTCGCACGCGCGCCGCCCGTTCCTGCCGTCTGA